In Drosophila pseudoobscura strain MV-25-SWS-2005 chromosome 4, UCI_Dpse_MV25, whole genome shotgun sequence, the following proteins share a genomic window:
- the GABA-B-R3 gene encoding gamma-aminobutyric acid type B receptor subunit 2, translated as MADGMRITHWPQTRYCRWLALGLGLVLALAWTAAAAAAMESSAELQALGLGLGLGRDHHHHHQSVAIKPSPGGDASISGSLQWQQRSSGAGAHTEQELEMEMELPLLGPQHRSNWKYKRTKVKRRQRLNSQSNLPSITNSSAQPFAPPATRQRYLKVNQVFESERRMSQAEIQRNHGKIVLLGLFELSTKRGPRPDGISELGAATMAVEHINRKRLLPGYTLELVTNDTQCDPGVGVDRFFHAIYTQPSTRMVMLLGSACSEVTESLAKVVPYWNIVQVSFGSTSPALSDRREFPYFYRTVAPDSSHNPARIAFIRRFGWGTVTTFSQNEEVHSLAVNNLVTELEAANISCAATITFAATDFKEQLLLLRETDTRIIIGSFSQELAPQILCEAYRLRMFGADYAWILHESMGAPWWPDQRTACTNHELQLAVENLIVVSTHNSIVGNNVSYSGLNNHMFNSQLRKQFAQFHGQDAASPAGGNRKRAAPQSDLDVDVDSESSSRRRRATGSHLFPEAISQYAPQTYDAVWAIALALRASEEHWRRNEAQSKLDGFDYTRSDMAWEFLQQMGKLHFLGVSGPVSFSGPDRVGTTAFYQIQRGLLEPIALYYPATDALDFRCPRCRPVKWHSGQVPIAKRVFKLRVATIAPLAFYTIATLSSVGIALAIAFLAFNLHFRKLKAIKLSSPKLSNITAVGCIFVYATVILLGLDHSTLPSAADSFAAVCTARVYLLSAGFSLAFGSMFAKTYRVHRIFTRTGSVFKDKMLQDIQLILLVCGLLLVDALLVTLWVVTDPMERHLHNLTLEISAIDRSVVYQPQVEVCRSQHTQTWLSVLYAYKGLLLVVGVYMAWETRHVKIPALNDSQYIGVSVYSVVITSAIVVVLANLISERVTLAFITITALILTSTTATLCLLFIPKLHDIWARNDIIDPVIHSMGLKMECNTRRFVVDDRRELQYRVEVQNRVYKKEIQALDAEIRKLERLLESGLGTASTTTSSSTSLLQGGHAHAHLKPELTVTSGLSQTPAPSKSRTPSISGILPNLLLSVLPPVIPRASWPSAEYMQIPMRRSVTFASQPQLEEACLPAQDLINLRLAHQQATEATSRTGLIDRLRGIFSRTASSNKGSTASLADGQKGLKAAFKSHMGLFTRLIPSSQTASCNAIYNSPIQNPAPEPGGLPVESNSNGRTHLKAIHRGSLTQSGTHLDHLAKDPGFLLPSISTISGEHLGGPVAPPDGRYVKLLETRVNFQLPSSRRPSVVQPTPSLRERVRGSPRFPHRILPPAACSLSALAESEDTRAPDMSSIIGSCKSIPRISLQQATSGGTWKSMETAAKSRLSLGDSQEDETPETPETPETEVGPVQVQVEAVPLNGLG; from the exons ATGGCCGACGGGATGCGCATAACTCACTGGCCCCAAACGAGATACTGCCGATGGCTGGCCCTCGGATTGGGCCTGGTGCTGGCCCTCGCCTggacggcagcggcagccgcagccatgGAATCGTCGGCAGAGCTGCAGGCCCtcggtctgggcctgggcctgggccgtgaccatcatcatcatcatcagagtGTGGCAATTAAGCCGTCGCCAGGTGGCGATGCCTCAATTAGTGGCAGCCTCCAGTGGCAGCAACGTTCCTCTGGAGCCGGAGCACACACGGAacaggagctggagatggagatggagctgccGTTGTTGGGGCCGCAGCATCGCTCCAATTGGAAGTACAAACGGACGAAAGTCAAGCGGCGGCAGCGCCTCAATTCGCAGAGCAATCTGCCGAGCATCACGAACTCCTCGGCGCAGCCCTTCGCGCCGCCGGCCACCCGGCAGCGCTACCTGAAGGTCAACCAGGTGTTCGAGAGCGAGCGCCGCATGTCCCAGGCGGAGATCCAGCGCAATCACGGGAAAATCGTCCTGCTCGGCCTCTTCGAGCTCTCCACGAAGCGGGGCCCCCGCCCGGACGGCATCTCCGAGCTGGGGGCCGCCACCATGGCCGTGGAGCACATCAACCGCAAGCGCCTCCTGCCCGGCTACACCCTCGAGCTGGTCACCAACGACACGCAG TGCGATCCTGGCGTGGGCGTGGATCGCTTCTTCCATGCCATCTACACACAGCCCTCGACGCGAATGGTGATGCTGCTCGGATCCGCCTGCTCGGAGGTCACCGAGAGCCTGGCCAAGGTGGTGCCGTACTGGAATATTGTGCAG GTCTCGTTCGGCTCCACCTCGCCGGCGCTGAGCGACAGGCGGGAGTTCCCCTACTTCTATCGCACCGTGGCCCCGGACTCCTCGCACAATCCGGCGCGCATCGCCTTCATCCGGCGCTTCGGCTGGGGCACGGTGACCACCTTCTCGCAGAACGAGGAGGTGCACTCGCTGGCGGTGAACAATCTGGTGACGGAGCTGGAGGCCGCGAACATTTCCTGTGCGGCCACCATCACATTCGCGGCCACGGACTTCAAGGAGCAGCTTTTACTCCTGAGG GAGACTGACACGCGCATCATTATCGGCAGCTTCTCGCAGGAGCTGGCCCCACAGATCCTCTGCGAGGCCTACAGGCTGCGCATGTTCGGGGCGGACTACGCCTGGATCCTGCACGAGAGCATGGGGGCGCCGTGGTGGCCCGACCAGCGCACCGCCTGCACCAACCACGAGCTCCAGCTGGCCGTCGAGAACCTCATTGTGGTCTCCACCCACAACAGCATCGTGGGTAACAACGTCAGCTACAGCGGACTG AACAATCACATGTTTAACTCGCAGCTGCGCAAGCAATTTGCACAGTTCCATGGCCAGGATGCGGCATCCCCAGCCGGTGGCAACCGCAAGCGTGCCGCACCACAATCGgatttggatgtggatgtggattcGGAGTCGAGCAGCCGGCGCAGGCGTGCCACTGGGAGCCACCTCTTCCCGGAGGCCATCTCGCAGTACGCGCCGCAGACGTACGACGCCGTGTGGGCCATAGCCCTGGCCCTGCGCGCCTCCGAGGAGCACTGGCGCCGCAACGAGGCCCAGTCGAAGCTGGACGGATTCGACTACACGCGCAGCGACATGGCCTGGGAGTTCCTGCAGCAGATGGGCAAGCTCCACTTCCTGGGCGTATCC GGTCCCGTCTCGTTCAGCGGTCCGGATCGTGTGGGCACCACGGCCTTCTACCAGATCCAGCGGGGCCTGCTGGAGCCCATTGCGCTGTACTATCCCGCCACGGATGCCCTGGACTTCCGCTGCCCCCGCTGCCGACCCGTCAAGTGGCACAGCGGCCAGGTGCCCATCGCCAAGCGGGTCTTCAAGCTGCGAGTGGCCACCATCGCCCCGCTGGCCTTCTACACCATCGCCACCCTCTCGAGCGTGGGCATTGCCCTGGCCATCGCCTTCCTCGCCTTCAATCTGCACTTTCGGAAGCTCAA GGCAATTAAACTTTCCAGCCCGAAGCTGAGCAACATCACCGCGGtgggctgcatcttcgtgtatGCCACCGTCATCCTGCTGGGCCTCGACCACTCCACGCTGCCCTCGGCGGCAGACTCCTTTGCCGCAGTCTGCACG GCACGCGTCTATCTGCTGTCGGCCGGATTCTCGCTGGCCTTTGGCTCGATGTTCGCCAAGACCTACCGGGTGCACCGCATCTTCACACGCACCGGGAGCGTGTTCAAGGACAAAATGCTGCAGGACATCCAGTTGATTCTGCTCGTGTGCGGCCTGTTGCTGGTGGACGCCCTCCTCGTCACCCTCTGGGTCGTCACGGACCCCATGGAGCGGCATTTGCATAATCTGACACTCGAAATCAGCGCGATTGATCGGAGTGTTGTCTACCAGCCCCAG GTGGAGGTCTGCCGCTCGCAGCACACCCAAACCTGGCTGAGTGTCCTGTACGCCTACAAGGGCCTCCTGCTGGTGGTGGGCGTGTACATGGCCTGGGAGACGCGCCACGTGAAGATACCCGCCCTCAACGACTCGCAGTACATCGGCGTCTCTGTGTACAGCGTGGTCATCACGAGTGCCATTGTCGTCGTCCTGGCCAACCTCATCTCGGAGCGCGTGACGCTGGCCTTCATCACCATCACGGCCCTCATTTTGACCTCCACCACGGCGACGCTGTGCCTGCTGTTCATCCCGAAGCTGCACGACATTTGGGCGCGCA ATGACATCATCGATCCCGTGATCCACAGCATGGGCCTCAAGATGGAGTGCAACACGCGACGCTTTGTGGTCGACGATCGCCGGGAGCTGCAGTATCGCGTGGAGGTCCAGAACAGGGTCTACAAGAAGGAGATCCAGGCGCTGGACGCGGAGATCCGCAAGTTGGAGCGGCTGCTCGAGTCCGGTCTGGGCACCGCCTCGACGACCACGTCCTCGTCCACCTCCCTGCTGCAGGgaggccacgcccacgcccacctcAAGCCAGAGCTGACCGTCACGAGCGGACTGTCGCAGACGCCGGCTCCGAGCAAGTCGCGCACCCCGAGCATCTCCGGGATCCTGCCCAACCTGCTGCTCTCCGTGCTCCCGCCGGTGATTCCGCGCGCTAGCTGGCCCTCGGCGGAGTACATGCAGATCCCGATGCGGCGATCGGTGACCTTTGCCtcgcagccgcagctggaggaggcctgcctgcccgcccaGGACCTGATCAACCTGCGGCTCGCCCACCAGCAGGCCACCGAGGCCACCAGCCGGACGGGGCTCATCGACCGCCTCCGGGGCATCTTCTCGCGCACCGCCTCCAGCAACAAGGGCTCCACTGCCAGCCTGGCGGACGGCCAGAAGGGCCTCAAGGCGGCCTTCAAGTCGCACATGGGCCTCTTCACCCGCCTGATTCCCTCCTCGCAGACGGCCTCCTGCAATGCCATCTACAACTCCCCGATTCAGAATCCGGCCCCAGAGCCGGGCGGCCTCCCCGTCGAGTCCAACTCGAACGGGCGGACGCATCTGAAGGCCATCCACCGCGGATCGCTCACTCAAAGCGGCACCCACCTGGACCACCTGGCCAAGGATCCCGGCTTCCTGCTGCCCTCCATCTCCACCATCTCCGGGGAGCATCTGGGCGGACCCGTGGCCCCACCCGACGGCCGTTATGTGAAGCTGCTGGAGACCAGAGTGAACTTTCAGCTGCCCAGCAGCCGCCGGCCGTCGGTGGTGCAGCCGACGCCCAGTCTGCGGGAGCGGGTCAGGGGCTCGCCGCGCTTCCCCCACCGCATCCTGCCGCCGGCCGCCTGCAGCCTGAGCGCCCTGGCCGAGTCGGAGGACACTAGGGCGCCTGATATGAGCAGCATCATAGGCAGCTGCAAGTCCATTCCGCGCATCTCCCTGCAGCAGGCCACCAGCGGGGGCACCTGGAAGTCCATGGAGACGGCCGCCAAGTCGCGCCTCTCGCTGGGCGACTCCCAAGAGGACGAGACCCCAGAAACACCAGAAACACCAGAAACAGAGGTAGGGccggtccaggtccaggtcgaGGCGGTGCCATTGAATGGCCTAGGTTAG